ATTTCAATCCAATGACTTGATACTCTGAAATCAAGTACTAGTTGCCTGAAATTGTAAAttgctagttttttttttttttaaatgttatttgcactcaatattttgttatttgtacTTCTACTACCTGTTATAtcatataatttaataaataaaaattatataataaaaatgatagtGAAAgtacaaataacaaaaaaagaatgtataaataacattttcctttctcttttttttgatCACGTAGATTTCTTTGGCGGAAAGGGATGTAAAATTCTTTCACGCAAGGGGAACTGTGGGCGTCCATTACAAGTGCTTCACTGTGAAATTGCAGAATTGTTTTTGGTCGCAAATTCATAATGTAAATATCACAGCTTGCTAATGAATAAAAAGTCCCGATCCAGCTATTACCTTGGCTTAATACTTCGGCAACTTAAACTACTCTGCAATAAAAAAGGAGCAACTTAAAATTAGTTTCCTCCAAGACAAAAGTGATTCTTGAATTTCCAGGCGTGTCCTTGCCAAAAGACAGTAAGACACGTCTTGCTAGTTTGAAACGTGCAAGCTCCTGTCATTGAGCTCCTGAACATCAATCTCATTCTAGTTGGGTTCTTAATAAGTTATTTTTTATGATCACTACTTTTCCGCTTAGTGACTCGCATTTAAATCTTGGGGGCTCACCCTTAATCATACGATATTAATACCAAAATCATTGTAATTAGGTACGAACCAAACCTATAGATATTACTGTACAAAGTTGTAAGATTTGGTCATGCAAAGACCAAGGGAAGATAAAGAAAATGACAgacaaggggaaaaaaaaggtcTGATAACCATCACGATTTGTGATTGTGTGTCCTCCTGTGGTCCGTCAAAACTATAGAAGTAAACTCAGCCATCCCAACCATTATAGCGTCTGACATGGAACCAGCAGCAAACCATTGAGCCAACAGGGTAAATCCTATACAAAGTACCAAGAGTTAAATCATTCATAGCCAAGAAGGCCCCCCCGGCACAGGGAGGGAAGGGGGGAGATTGGGTGTGAGCAAATCATTCAGAAAAGCACAAAATATTCGACATCAAACTCGCACATGAATAAGAACAAACAACTTCTTAAGCCTAAAAAGTGAAACTGCGAAAACATAGTTCTGCATACCAAATGAAAGTCCTCTTCTGGATCTAATGTTTGACACACCCCTAGATGGAATGAGCTTTAACCCACCACATACATATGCGCTACTCGATTTGACAAGGCATGCAGTGTGGATAACATAAAAACGTCAACTAAACAATCAGGTGGTTAATCTTATCAAAGCAACAGACTAAAGttaataatttaaattaaaaaaaaaaacagaggtGCTTGCTAAGGTCCCCAGTGCACCCAACGTGAAGCTTGCAAATTAGAGAATGTGAtttcaggaaaaaaaattttaattaggtTCAAGCAAATCATTTTagagaaaaggtgaaacttCACTAAATCCAGGCAGAATCGACACCCCAAAAAGATCTTCTATCATTCTTGCCAACAAATCCACAAATTTGAAAGATTTATGAAACCTCATACACTGACACAATCTTCCTCCCAGGTAAAAAGAACAGCTCCAGAAAGGACTTGGGAGCACAGGAATCTTCCACAACCAGTAGAGGAGAGCAACAATACCATTTTAccaaagagaaaaacaaaaagaacaaATGTACCAATATCGTTTCAACAACAGGGcagtgaaaaaaataaaaagcaatCAGTATGCTCAATAGCACCTTAAACAAACAATTTGAGTTCCTTGGCAGCATCCAGTTATGAAAGGCCAACAAATAGGACATCATCAGCATGTTTCAGATGCAAAAGGGACCTGTATTCTATAGCCTCATTATTCCCGTCTGAAGAAAATGTCTATAGACTTCATGAAAATTATTTAGCTATTAAAGGTTTCTTGCTGTTCCAGATTACACAAGATGCCTCATCGACGGAAAATTGCATACTCATCTAGATTACATGTTTAAGACATATCCACAAAATTAAGACTTCACACTCATCTAATTACTACCTTCCTTCTCTACATCATCTCAAACCTTGTGGACTTGCTAAAACTTTCCCAAGCCCTCCTGTTCCTCTCCACAACCACATCTTGGGTAAGATAAGACTACCAATTCATTCACTATCAAGAATCTTCTCAAACACTAAGCTGTTATCCATAAACTATGAACAAGCAACAATTGAAGAATACGGAAGCATTACTTGAAGGTCCACAGGGCCAAAGACCTTTTTCTCACAGCCTAGGTTGTGTGCAAGACTACTATAGCCTCAAAGGACAAAAGGCTATTGGATCAGTTCAAAGCACAAGCCGTGACAATTGTTCTTCAAAAGCGGCTACAAGAAGTTGTTTGATTTTGGACCAAAGCACCAACAGTGCAGAAGTTACAAGAACCTCTTAGGCAGATTGTGGGGCCACAGTGCAGAAGCATGAATTCCATGTAAAAGACTTCCAAATCTTATTACCCTGACTTGTCTAAGTTGATTGACACTTTAAATTCACAAATATTCCAGTACTAGTAGTTTAAGTTTTCGAACGCCAGAACAACAATGACCTATATTTTTCTATTTCCTTTCGGATGATGTGTCTAAAAGAAATCTCAAACTTTAATCACTAGGCATAGATGGTCAACCATAAAGATAGGGGGGGAAAAAAGACTTCTTGTATCAGACAAACAAAATACGAGAGCACACATTCCCTATAGATTGTTGTCAATAAAGTTAAAAGAACAAAAATACCTAAAATGGAGAATGTATGTGCAAGGCACAAATAgaacaaatcaattcaaacagATGAAAGTCAACAATGTTCAACCTATTGACACCCTAATGTGCAGAAATTATAATCACTTTTGACACAAGCTAGTTGCAGAACCATGAAATAAACTAATTtcagagagagaaaagaaattcTTCACGAGTACAAATCAAATATTTTATCAGCAATACAATAtggaaatccaaaagaataGGACACTAACTATCAAAAGAACTGGGATGAATAGATAACTTAGGAACACAATTAGTAGATCTCTTTACTTTGAGTCCATATTCTGGTGACAGCTACGGTCCAGTACCCCAATAAGAGTCTACTCAAAACCCCTCCCAAATACTTTAGAACCATAGAATTTGAATCAGCAATAATGATAAGCAAACAACTAAGATAAGGTCATCCCATTGAGCCCTCAAAAATCCATAGCCACTTCCATTAAATAAGCTAGATACAAGCTTTATTATAGAAGCAAACCCATTCTTCCATCAACACAGAATCTTGAGATCACCAAaacaaatatatcaaatatcACGTAGCAAGGAAAATCCTAAGCTATTACAAACATACACAGATCAAGAAACATCAGCAATGATAATAAATATGTTAATTAATCTACATCAACATGCAGAACAACTTTGTACATCAACATACACAAACGTATGCCTaaacgaaaagaaaataaatttggtaTAAGTATACCTATAACATATTTAATTGGAGTCCCTGTTCTGAGGCTGCCTGCTAGAATCTGATCCCCCAGTATGGCCTGTTGACCCAAAAGCTCCAAGCAGCAACGACCAAGGAAGTGTAAGCACTCTCTCTACCCTCCTTTGCCCCTGCGAATTCCCACCAGAACTTCCAGACCCTGAAGAAGAAGCGTTCGAATCTCCTGACCCACTCCTCTCTCGGCTCTCATAGTCTGGATCATCAGTAGGCAACTCATACCGACAAACTGGGCACGAATTATGCAATTCCAACCACGGAAGTATGCAATCCTTGTGGTAAACATGCTTACAAGGCATCTGCTTGACCAATACACCCAGCTCAAAATCATCTTTACAAACAGCGCATTGCGCCAGCTCCGATTTCATCATACCCTCATCCACCTTAACATCCGGCAATCCCTCCACCGCAGTTTTCGAGGCTGGCGGCGTCCCATATCGGTTGGGGTCGTTCTCGGCCAACTGCTGAATCAATTGCTCAAACCCTGGCCCCAAAAAGTAATCTCCAATACTCCCCGGGAATTGAAACCCTTCTATGCCAGCATGGTCGTCGCCAAACATGAAATGGAATTGTTCGCCGGCATTCCGACGAGCCAAGACGTGATTAACAATGTAAGCAAAAGGGTCAAAATCTTCTGCCCCGTATTGAGATCTTCGACCCGAAACCCGAGACCCGGTAAACAAACTACCGGGGTTTCGCTGCGGGCCGACGAAGAGGTCTTGCAAGAATGACCCCACCGGATCGGAGGAGAAAAACGGGTCGGGAGAATAGGCAGGATTAGGGTAAGCATTATTAGGGTTTTCAAATTCTTCGACGAAGCCAGAGTGGCAAGTGGGGCAGATCAGATCGGAAGTAGGGGAAGGAATGATGGTGACGGTGCGGTTGCACTGGTGGCAGAAGTAGAGCTGAGGGCCGCCGTCGGCGACCGTAACCCCGGCGGAAGACATTGTTTAGAACCAAGAAAGACGAGTTGGAAAACCTGCAGAAAATCGGTGTATGAAAAATGTAAAGGTCAAAGACTCGCATTTATAGTTTGCATAGTGAAaaaactttcttcttttttctcttttacgTGATTGGAGGAAAGAAAGTTACCATATGAAAACCGAAAGTGAAAGGTAAGAGAATTAGGCACCCACTGGTACATTGAATTAATACATTGCTGATACTAACACATATTTCAGTGAGCGTCCGTTTTTTAAGATACTTTCCGGATTGAATTTCACTTTTCCAAAAATGTTAAAAGTTTAACCGGTTTATTGAAAGTGTATATATTACTatcattaaataaataataattatgtaaaatttaaatttaaaatttaatttttatacatATATCATGTATTCAATGATAATgatgataatatatatatgttgtcaaatttataatttaaaatctTGTAGTTGAGTTTTACGTGTAATGTCTGTTCTCTTATCAAATTTAGATGGTGAAGactaaatttttgtttttttcttgttAAAGTTAGCTGGGGAAGgttaattttttgattttaatttaaaGGTACGCTCGTCATTTCATTTTATTCTAAGGAAAAACCACCCATTAAAATGGGGCTTTCTTTTTTGCCTATTCCCCGACTAACTTCTTAAAGCCTCAATAAGTTATTTTGAGTCCATATTCTGGTGACAGCCAGAATCCAATACCCCAGTAAGAGTCTACTCAAACCCAATGACTGCCAATGAAAATCTCCAGCAAATTTAGCATTGCCTTTGAGGAAGAACTCAAATCCAATTTTAGAACGCCTAATctagaggaagaaagaaaatttccaaatttactaATTAAATATGCCTAATCTATAATTAACAAATAGACAAACTATTATGTATTTACTATTTAGATTCAGATGATAAGTTATATCATATtcaatatttaacaattcaatattttattgtattcatatttcaaatttcagtctTTAAATTTCATATCTAAGTTTTACCAAATGCATCTTGAGAAAGATTGCACTTTGTGAAACGGTACGATTACCCTACTGATATGGCGGCTGTGATTGGCAAAGATATGAGCTTACAAATTGCCTGGGAATTACATGactaatttcaaaatatttgtgGTCTTTGTGGTTGTAGACTTGTAGTTGCCCAAATCACTTTTGTTCCCTTATCCAAACCCTAAGGTTTTGCCATATTCATCCTTGTCTCTTCCTCCCTCCCTTCCTCCATGTGCAGTAGAGAAATGGTTAAGAAATCCAAACATCTACAGGCCCAGTTGTgacgacttgaaaatttgcttacattttcttataattctctcttattttgaataaattattttataatttttttactactaatttactcCATCATTAGTtgtaatatataataaaatcgagagttttatttttacttttatagttagagcaaattagggtttttgcgcATTTTGATAGCGtaatcacttggtgaggtgtgtgtactaaatttggtggataagagcgagtattaagtaagaggaagtgtgtgattagaagtcctaataataagttagtgaatcataagttaaaacacaagtacgcgagagttaaggaaaataggcttgaaccgacgttcGCCGTTTGCTACCGATCGAATACtccacttgaccaatactttctaaccctaatctccttgtttttatttcatttaattttccCTAAATTACCCTTAAGTCAGCTACCATTTTTGACTAAAGAAaggtgagaaaagaaaaaaaaaagaaagaatcttgAGTTGTCAAGTGTCGGCAATCAAGGAAATGTTTGACCAAGTTAtgtcctttcttcttatctttcattttggctcattttctctcatttttcttcatggTGGCCGAAAttttgggagagaaaaacatgAGAGAAGAAACCTCCAACTATAACTTTGATTTGCCTTGTTTGAATTGAATctcaaaaactaaaccgattaaacttgcatCAAGGGTGTTAGGAAGTTTGGTGTGGTgaaagttttggaagaaatagcttggttcctcactttcaagaaggttttgtaaggtataagtctaaaacttccttttatctttcttaatcttgctaaatatgctatagaagctttgaatcttggaatattatgaatgattttctagttttggattgtttagtgaaaatttcagcatgggttttatatttttcagctttgattatatTGTTTAACAAGCAAATATTGGTATTGAACTTGAATATGGAATTTGTGAAGTGATTAATGGCatgattgtgactttttagcattaaaagatgaatttccagctttaatgagaaaatttcagatttggtaGTGGTTGAATATTTGCTAGAAATGAGTTATATTTGGATGTTTTTAGCCTAGATAAAAAGCTATCTTGATATGTTTATTGGTGGtgtttgaattgggttgatttgaggaaaaaatgaagccttaaatggctggaaaaattggacAAATACAAAGGGTATGCAGCCCAAATTTTCATTCAAGGGATAAGTGAGTGAACTTGAAACTTGAGCGGTGATTCGGGGatgaattgaacttgaattaTTTAGAGTACTCAAGTTTCCCTTAGTAGGAGTACATAAGCTGCcaaaactcgtaccctttaaaAGGCGAAAGTAGCAACCACTataaatacgttttcctcgtcttttaaaccaagttgcgaacttaaaagtgttaatcgcttctttatcgaaacAAAACGAgagagcatgaattttctagagtttgataagtgaaatGAATACTACTTCAACGAGTTTCAATTATTTGCTTTTCGTTAAGCGAAACTCTTATATTTTGAACCCTAATTGCTTTCAAATTgttcaatgatattttatcgcagactTGGACTCCAACCACGGAGTTGACCTTGGACGtggttttgaaaagaaataaattgttGGTGAGTGTTTTCCAATGCATAATTGAACTTGATTCTTGAATAAAATGATTTGTTAATGCGATTGAAtaatacttgacttgtttggatGAGGCGAGGGTGGACTTTATTGTACTCGCcctccccttcttgaatgatctcatacttgctTGAGcttgattgacctgtacttgtattggtgcttgtgcttgacttgtaagtgctgagcggtagcatgtaccacactcaattcgagtgggaggtgtcTCTCATCCTGTCTCACTACTTTTATCCTCACCCTATTGGTTAGTCagtcgaatcgagccagtaagggcttggtcgaggagaccggcgaaccataggtactgtttattgtttattataTAATCCTTTGGATATGATCCACTGGAttcggtatacttgagtattaccatcaCTCTTATTTTGAAGttcgggcccagtagggggttgattggtggatgaaaattggtgtaaaatAGAGATCTACAGTTatgattttgttttttcaaaCGTTGATAGAGCGTCAACGGGTTCAGATCAAgtaatgcaatgggaatttggctcttgagagccatctgtattcttatactttgaaatgattgttacttgtagtgctattgtttctttttatgaactttacactcgctcattttaagATTTCAAGTTTTAAATAATGATCAACTTGCTACTGGGGTCTGCATGAaattttggaacctcactgtgATAGCATCATAGTACGTGGGCACGCCTACCATGGCTCGAGTGATCGAGGGGCTGAGGATCGAATGCAAGCTCCAAGCGGATCCATTACTAGGGCTCGCGCAAAGAAATTTCGTGAGCAACTCAATGTACTTATTCAAgccatacacaagtcctttgaagGATTCATACACTCAAGTGAAGGTGATCGCAGCCCGGTATTGAGCATTGAAGCTACACCTGAGGGTTAGGGCTTTGCCAAACCCTAGTTTCCGTTTTAGCATCATAGTCATTTATTTCCACATTAGTTGATTAGCttgaataattggctaagtGCATGTTGCACATAGAATCGCCAAGGGTAGGATTACTATTTTGTTCATCATTATTTGTTAAGGTGGGCTGCCTAGGAAGGAAAGCCCACATGAGGCCCTATTCGTCGAGGGTTGAGCCCGTAGCTTCCGTTCCGTTTCCGTCACTTATTAGGGCCTATATCAGCCGCACCTTTAGTTCCTTTTCCTTACTAGATTAGGTTTTCACTTGTAACCTATATAAGACACCACATTATATCAATAAAAGGTAGACACTTTTATCATAAAAGAAGGAGATAATTTTCTCTATAGCTTTCGAGCATCCCTTGAACAAtttagagttatactctagtgtttttgtttggcttatcaattcaagaatcgcacttgaattgtggcgccttctacacttgcctgaggttcgctaattcgtttgattacgggttgagatagtatcaacagGTTcatagtcacggggattagaggggtcgtagggtttccgctgccaccATTTCTTGCGTTCAaagtcaaatccaacaagcgatcttgggtcgcgaatcttcttcaccaacgagattcgtatcacactgagctttggctcactctattagaatcttttgtttttcttacagggggtATGAGCATAGGCGTGAAGCTGGAAAGGCTAGTTTTGTCTAGACTTCTACCTTTTATAATTCTACTAGTGCTAGTGTTCGATTAGGGTTAGAAGTACAACTAGAACTTGAATCTCTTGTTATATTTGGATATGTATGAATggttgagatagcaatgtatataaatGTACTTTCTAAGCTTAGGAACTGTAGTCTCCTTTACTTTTGAAGTTGCAACTTATTTTCTTgacgtgagtgagtcctggcgagagttgggcaggcggtccgctaaatcTTAGGATACGTcctagggggaagtggggtcgttacaagtggtattagaatctaggtttgaattggtctGGGCGGATTGAGTGACTTGTACTTGCTATAGCTTACGTACGAACGTCTAAGTGTGAAACCCTAGAGAATAGGTGGTTAGTTTAATTTTCcttgtttaaattgcttattCTCTTGACGCTGCTTGTAATGTAGGCAATGGAAGGAAATGGTGAGAACGGAAATGCCAAGCAATCTTGTCGAGTGCTTAGCTATCAGGAATATCCAGGAGGGCCGGTACTTCAGTGGGCCCCGGAACGTAGGGTCAGCCACTGTGATTGCTGGCGGACCTACTCATATCTTGATAGGGTGGTCCTTGCCATAGAGGACGAGAGGGAAATGTTGGCCAGTGCTAATCATAAGGCTCAAATTGAGATCGAGCGCCTGAGGGCAATGTTGGGCGAGCAAGGGGCTAGGATTGCAGAGTTTGAGGCTTCTATTCTTGAGGAGCAGGAACGAACCAATGCCTTTAGAGAGCAAACTCAAGAGGCTAATGGTCGCCTTGTTCGGATAGTAAGGAAAGTTAGGGACCGAACAGATAATATTTTGATCGAATGTGGGGCCCTTGTGGGGAAAGTGGTACAGGTGAATTTGGCCGAGGAAGGTCAAGGGAACGTAGCTCCTAGTGATTCAGGAGCCAGCCGCACCTGAAGAAGTGGTGGAGTCGGCTGGATCAGTGACAAACCAAGTTAAGGATCTAGGGTTTTGGGGTTTGCGTGAGATAGTTAGGGACATAGTTGGGATGTCACgtcatcttttgtttttgatacTGATGTGTTAAGGCTGATGTACATAGCGCTTGCTTTTGTTCTATGTCCTTTGGGTGTTATAAATTCTTGACTTTATTAGGTTGATATGTACAATATTTCATGACTTGATATAtgaattgctatgatatgtatataaagaaagtatgttattttaaatgtgtcatattattttcactttatGATTTGGAAATGCTTTTATCGAGGTTTATAGctactttattttgcttatacctATATAGTCTATTTTTCAAAAGAGGTATGGAAGGTAGGCGAAGTCAGGGACGTGGGACTCGTTGAGGACATGGTTCTAGCCGTGGACGTATGGCTAGACAGGTACAAG
This portion of the Coffea eugenioides isolate CCC68of chromosome 11, Ceug_1.0, whole genome shotgun sequence genome encodes:
- the LOC113753176 gene encoding E3 ubiquitin-protein ligase RING1-like, with the protein product MSSAGVTVADGGPQLYFCHQCNRTVTIIPSPTSDLICPTCHSGFVEEFENPNNAYPNPAYSPDPFFSSDPVGSFLQDLFVGPQRNPGSLFTGSRVSGRRSQYGAEDFDPFAYIVNHVLARRNAGEQFHFMFGDDHAGIEGFQFPGSIGDYFLGPGFEQLIQQLAENDPNRYGTPPASKTAVEGLPDVKVDEGMMKSELAQCAVCKDDFELGVLVKQMPCKHVYHKDCILPWLELHNSCPVCRYELPTDDPDYESRERSGSGDSNASSSGSGSSGGNSQGQRRVERVLTLPWSLLLGAFGSTGHTGGSDSSRQPQNRDSN